The following are encoded together in the Streptomyces sp. NBC_00358 genome:
- a CDS encoding mannose-1-phosphate guanyltransferase: protein MKAVVMAGGEGTRLRPMTSSMPKPLLPVVNRPIMEHVLRLLKRHGLSETVVTVQFLASMVKNYFGDGEELGMELTYANEEKPLGTAGSVKNAEEALKDDAFLVISGDALTDFDLTELINFHKEKGALVTVCLTRVPNPLEFGITIVDEEGKVERFLEKPTWGQVFSDTVNTGIYVMEPEVFDYVDADVSVDWSGDVFPQLMKEGKPVYGYIAEGYWEDVGTHESYVKAQADVLEGKVDVELDGFEISPGVWVAEGAEVHPDAVLRGPLYIGDYAKVEANAEIREHTVVGSNVVVKNGAFLHRAVVHDNVYIGQHSNLRGCVVGKNTDIMRAARIEDGAVIGDECLVGEESIIQGNVRVYPFKTIEAGAFVNTSVIWESRGQAHLFGARGVSGILNVEITPELVVRLAGAYATTLKKGSTVTTARDHSRGARALKRAVISALQTSAIDVRDLENVPLPVARQQTARGSAGGIMIRTTPGVPDSVDIMFFDGQGADLSQGGQRKLDRVFARQEYRRAFPGEIGDLHFPASVFDSYTGSLLRNVDTTGIADSGLKVVVDASNGSAGLVLPSLLGKLGVDSLVINPGLDESRPTETVETRRAGLVRLGEIVASARAAFGVRFDPVGERLSLVDEKGRIVEDDRALLVMLDLVAAERRSGRVALPVTTTRIAEQVAAYHGTQVEWTTTSPDDLTRVGREESTIFGGDARGGFIIPEFSGVFDGAAAFVRLIGLVARTQLTLSQIDARIPRAHVLKRDLATPWAVKGLVMRRVVEEAGDRFVDTTDGVRVVETDGRWVMVLPDPAEAVTHLWAEGPDDASAEALLDEWSAVVDSAGR, encoded by the coding sequence ATGAAGGCCGTCGTGATGGCCGGCGGCGAAGGCACACGCCTTCGCCCAATGACCTCAAGCATGCCCAAGCCGCTCCTGCCGGTGGTGAACCGCCCGATCATGGAGCATGTGCTCAGGCTGCTCAAGAGGCATGGGCTCAGCGAGACCGTCGTCACGGTCCAGTTCCTGGCCTCAATGGTCAAGAACTACTTCGGTGATGGTGAAGAGCTCGGCATGGAGCTCACCTATGCCAATGAGGAGAAGCCACTCGGTACCGCCGGGAGCGTCAAGAACGCCGAGGAGGCGTTGAAGGACGACGCCTTCCTCGTCATCTCCGGCGATGCTCTCACCGACTTCGATCTCACCGAACTCATCAACTTCCACAAGGAGAAGGGCGCGCTCGTCACCGTCTGTCTGACGCGCGTCCCCAATCCGCTGGAATTCGGTATCACCATCGTGGACGAAGAGGGCAAGGTCGAGCGCTTCCTGGAGAAGCCGACCTGGGGCCAGGTCTTCTCGGACACCGTGAACACGGGCATCTACGTCATGGAGCCCGAAGTCTTCGACTACGTCGACGCCGATGTCTCCGTCGACTGGTCCGGCGACGTCTTCCCCCAGCTGATGAAGGAAGGCAAGCCGGTCTACGGCTATATCGCCGAGGGCTACTGGGAGGACGTCGGCACGCACGAGAGCTATGTGAAGGCCCAGGCCGACGTCCTGGAGGGCAAGGTCGACGTCGAACTCGACGGGTTCGAGATCTCCCCGGGCGTATGGGTGGCCGAAGGCGCCGAGGTGCATCCCGACGCCGTACTGCGCGGGCCGCTCTACATCGGTGACTACGCCAAGGTCGAGGCGAACGCCGAGATCCGCGAACACACCGTCGTCGGCTCCAACGTCGTGGTCAAGAACGGCGCGTTCCTCCACCGGGCCGTCGTGCACGACAACGTGTACATCGGTCAGCACAGCAATCTGCGCGGCTGCGTGGTCGGCAAGAACACGGACATCATGCGTGCCGCCCGGATCGAGGACGGCGCCGTGATCGGCGACGAGTGCCTGGTCGGTGAAGAATCGATCATTCAGGGCAACGTCCGCGTCTATCCGTTCAAGACCATCGAGGCCGGCGCCTTCGTCAACACCTCGGTGATCTGGGAGTCGCGCGGTCAGGCCCACCTCTTCGGAGCCCGTGGTGTCTCGGGGATCCTGAACGTCGAGATCACCCCGGAACTGGTGGTGCGACTGGCGGGGGCCTATGCGACGACCCTCAAGAAGGGTTCCACCGTCACCACGGCCCGTGACCACTCCCGAGGTGCCCGCGCGCTGAAGCGAGCCGTGATCTCGGCGTTGCAGACCAGCGCCATCGACGTACGCGACCTCGAGAACGTACCGCTCCCTGTGGCCCGGCAGCAGACGGCCCGGGGCAGCGCGGGCGGAATCATGATCCGGACGACGCCCGGAGTGCCGGACTCCGTCGACATCATGTTCTTCGACGGGCAGGGTGCGGACCTCTCGCAGGGCGGGCAGCGGAAGCTGGACCGGGTCTTCGCGCGGCAGGAGTACCGGCGCGCGTTCCCGGGTGAGATCGGGGACCTGCACTTTCCCGCCAGCGTCTTCGACTCGTACACGGGATCGCTGCTGCGGAACGTCGACACCACCGGTATCGCCGATTCCGGGCTGAAAGTGGTCGTCGACGCGTCCAACGGCAGTGCCGGACTGGTCCTGCCCAGCCTTCTGGGCAAGCTCGGTGTGGACTCCCTGGTGATCAATCCCGGTCTCGACGAGTCCAGGCCGACCGAGACGGTGGAGACGCGGCGGGCCGGCCTGGTGCGGCTGGGCGAGATCGTCGCGTCCGCGCGGGCCGCGTTCGGAGTGCGCTTCGACCCGGTGGGCGAGCGGCTCTCGCTCGTCGACGAGAAGGGGCGGATCGTCGAGGACGACCGGGCCCTGCTCGTCATGCTCGACCTGGTGGCCGCCGAGCGGCGCAGCGGGCGCGTGGCACTGCCGGTCACCACCACTCGGATCGCCGAGCAGGTGGCGGCGTACCACGGCACGCAGGTGGAATGGACGACCACGTCGCCGGACGACCTGACGAGGGTCGGCCGCGAGGAATCGACGATCTTCGGCGGCGACGCGCGCGGCGGGTTCATCATTCCCGAGTTCAGCGGCGTCTTCGACGGCGCGGCCGCGTTCGTACGGCTCATCGGGCTGGTGGCGCGGACTCAGCTCACGCTCAGCCAGATCGACGCGCGGATTCCGCGGGCGCACGTCCTCAAGCGGGACCTCGCGACTCCGTGGGCCGTGAAGGGTCTGGTGATGCGCCGGGTCGTGGAGGAGGCGGGAGACCGCTTCGTGGACACGACGGACGGCGTACGGGTCGTGGAGACGGACGGGCGCTGGGTGATGGTGCTGCCGGACCCTGCCGAGGCGGTCACCCATCTGTGGGCTGAGGGTCCGGACGACGCCTCCGCGGAGGCTCTGCTCGACGAGTGGTCGGCCGTTGTGGACAGCGCCGGCCGCTGA
- a CDS encoding DUF881 domain-containing protein produces MCGMPQQPPVRSSAPRPSRPDASMSLLTNVMDHSLDEGYAEAAARREAEGVGGMPKTVRAKLGLAAGLVLAALVVTVGAANARIAAPVVAKERQELIDRVGRETSAADKLESGVDTLRADVSARQRAALKKDGGGQADLVSILSGAVAVHGPGVRLVVNDAKEASTGGDGTNPRETSGFSDTGRVRDRDMQRVVNGLWESGAEAISVNGQRLTALSAIRAAGDAILVDNKPLVPPYTVLAVGDGQRLSTRFQNSADGLYLHALQENYGIRTSISAEGDVRLSAAPSVIVRTAEPSTEKGTP; encoded by the coding sequence ATGTGCGGCATGCCGCAGCAGCCCCCCGTTCGGAGCAGTGCTCCGCGCCCCTCGCGCCCGGACGCCTCCATGTCGCTGCTCACCAACGTCATGGACCACAGCCTCGACGAGGGGTACGCCGAGGCGGCAGCCCGTAGGGAGGCCGAGGGCGTCGGTGGCATGCCCAAGACGGTCCGGGCCAAGCTCGGTCTCGCCGCGGGTCTGGTGCTCGCGGCGCTCGTGGTCACCGTGGGGGCGGCGAACGCGCGGATAGCGGCCCCTGTCGTCGCCAAGGAGCGTCAGGAGCTCATCGACCGGGTCGGGCGCGAGACGTCGGCCGCGGACAAGCTGGAGAGCGGTGTCGACACCCTGCGTGCCGATGTGAGCGCCCGCCAGCGTGCGGCGCTCAAGAAGGACGGCGGGGGGCAGGCCGACCTGGTGAGCATCCTGTCGGGTGCCGTGGCCGTGCACGGACCGGGCGTGAGGCTCGTCGTGAACGACGCCAAGGAAGCCAGCACCGGCGGGGACGGCACCAATCCGCGGGAGACCTCGGGATTCTCCGACACCGGACGTGTCCGGGACCGTGACATGCAGCGCGTCGTGAACGGTCTGTGGGAGTCGGGTGCCGAGGCCATCTCCGTCAACGGACAGCGGCTGACCGCTCTCTCGGCCATCAGGGCCGCCGGTGACGCGATACTGGTCGACAACAAGCCGCTCGTGCCGCCGTACACGGTGCTGGCGGTGGGGGACGGCCAGCGGCTCAGCACCAGGTTCCAGAACAGTGCCGACGGGCTGTATCTGCATGCCCTGCAGGAGAACTACGGCATCCGGACCAGCATTTCAGCCGAGGGCGACGTCCGGTTGTCCGCCGCACCGAGTGTGATCGTACGTACAGCAGAGCCGAGCACAGAGAAGGGCACACCGTGA